TAAACGCACAAGAAGCCCAACTGAATCTACTAAATAAAGAAACATATAGTAACACAAGGGTGGTATTATCTTATAAAAATTGTAAAATTACTTCTAATAATTTTAGTGCTACACATGATAATGATATTATAAATTTCAAAGGTAATGTATCAACGGTTATTGATGTATCAGATTTTTAGCATGATTTGCTATCTATTGCTTGTTCTAATCATGAGTTCATCAGCCTATGGGAAACATCCGTACTCAAAGCATTCGAGTATGGATAAATTATATATTAATTCTGACAATTTAGTAATTGATCAAACTAAGAATCAAGCTTGTTTTACAGGAGAGGTGATTTTGTGGTTTGATGATATAATGGTAAAAACAACTAATTTAGAAATTTTTTATAAAACAGTTGATAATAAAAAAACTATTGATTACATCTCTATACCGTCAAGATTGACTGCTAAGAGGAATAATGGTCAAGAGTTACTAACTGCTACTTCTGCAAAATATTTTGTAGAAAGAAAAGAACTAGTACTGCTTGGTGATGTAATAGTACAGAATCAGGATGGTATTATAAAAACTGACAAACTAGTATATTATACGGAACTCAATAATATAGATTATAGCAAATCAAAAAATTAGTTATGTAAGAAATTTTTTAAAGTATGTCGCATTTAATAATAGAGAAATTACAAGTAAGTAGTATTTCAAAATCTTATAATAAGAGAGTGATCCTAAACGACGTATCTCTTCAATTAAAAACAGGAGAAATAGTTGGTCTTTTTGGTCCAAACGGTGCAGGTAAAACTACCTGTTTTAGTATTATTATAGGACTTACCAAACCAGATAGTGGAGCATTATTTTATAATGATCATGATATTACTCATTTACCGATTTATTTAAGAGCTAGGTTTGGCTTTAGCTATCTTCCTCAAGAACCATCAATTTTTCGTGGGCTATCTGTAGGAGATAATATTAGATTAATGCTAGAGGTTTTAGAACATGACCAAGAAATTATCGAACAAAAAACATTAGATTTGCTTAAAGAATTTTCTATTCTTCATCTAAAAGACATGCCAGCAATAGGATTATCCGGCGGAGAAAGACGTAGGCTAGAAATCGCAAGAACAATAGCACTAGATCCCAAATTTATTATGCTTGACGAACCACTTGCAGGCATTGATCCGTTAGCAATTGAGGATCTTAAAAATTTGATTGTTCACTTACGTAACCGCAATATCGGCATCCTAATTACCGATCACAATGTTAGAGATACTCTTAATATAGTTGATAGAGCCTATGTTATTTACGAAGGAAAAGTCCTATTAGAAGGAACTCCACAAGAAATAGCCACAAGCTATCAAGTAAAGGAAGTATATCTAGGGCAATCTTTTTGTTTGTAATAATAGACTTCTTGCCATCAGCAATTATAAATTCACGCTGGCAAAGCTTTCCATAGTACCCTACATTTTTTATATAACCACTATTAAAATGGCTGCTGATCGTCATTGCGAGGAGTCGCTGAAAGCGACGACGCGGCAATCCAGGATACGCGAAGCGTACTAGAAAAAACAGCTTCGCTGTTTACCTAGATCGCCACGGCATCTAAAGATGCCTCGCGATGACGATTATAGAAAAATGTAGGGTACTATGAAAGCCTTCCCGCGTAGAGGCTGTTAAACCAATGTCTTACATTGAACTCAGGTTAGTTAATAATTTATGCTTTAATTACAATAGTAGATAATATGGTACGGTTATATAATTCTCCAGTATGGCAGGCACGTCGATAACTTGGATATTTCTCAGGGTTAGTATATGTATCTTCTAGCATCCTTGTTATATCTTTAATACCCGCTTTTTGCAGTTGAAGTTCTACATAAGCTGGTAAATCGAACATATAATGCTTTGTTCTCAAAGAGGCACTAAAAAACTTTGAGTTCTCAGCCCGCTGCTTTATAAAATTATCGTAAAATTCTTGGTCTACCTCATAAGAATATTGTTGAATACTAGGGCAAATAATAGCCTTAATATTTTTTGCTCCTTTCTCATGCATTAGTTCTACCAAATTATTAGTGATACCAGCTTTAGCTCCACGCCAACCACAATGAGCTACCCCTATAACCTTACCATCTTCGCTACTAAGTAGAATAGGAACGCAATCAGCAGTTTGTACTGTTAGTACTAGATTTTTTTTGGTAGTAACTGCCCCATCAGCTTCGGGGTCAGTCTCAATATCACTATCAGCATCAATAACTTTGTTACCATGCACTTGCTGTAGGATAACAATATTCTCGGCATCATAATGTTTAACTACTGTTAGCCGATTATTCTCGACACTTTCTAAGATACTAGAGTCACCCAACTTATTTTTTTTACTATAAATATGACTAGATTGCTTGAAGCTTCCATCAAAAATTTTATAATAAACTTTATTTTTTATAAACTCATCCATATGACCACCCTACAGAAATTTATCCATACACTATCAGATCATTTGCAACAGAACAATGCTTTACAAAAAATCATTAACAAATTTCGAACAGACTACTCACTAATAGCTTGCATAGGAGTGGAAATAGAATTTTATTTAAGCAAAAATATTGATCCACTTGAATTTCAGACTCTACTTGGAATAGCAGTTAAGAAAGAAAAAGGAGCTAATCAATTTGAGGTAGATTTGCCGCCTTCCACTAACATAATTGAGTATATAGAAAAAATTAGTAGCACTAAGTCTAAAATACAAATTATTGCAGAAAAATTACGGGGTAATGTAAATTTTTCTGCCAAACCATTTGCAAGCGATTATGGTAATAGTATGCATTTTCATGTAAATTTTATATCCCCAAATGATTTGGAGAATTGTATACTTAATATTGATCTAATGGGTCAAAGTATCTGTCATTATATGCTTGACACTTTCTTGATATTCATGCCAAATGAAGATGATTACCTTCGTTTGGATAAGAATTTTATGGCACCAACTAATGTATCTTTTGGTAATAATAATAGAACTGTTGCACTGCGTATCCCTGACCTATCGCCTAAAAGACTAGAACATAGAATAGCAAATCCACTAACTAATCCTTATTTGGCAATTTTTACTATTTTAAACTCTATATTTCTAGGTCTAAAATTTCCTGATAAAATAAATAATATCAACAAAATATATGGCAATGCTTTTGATCAACAATATAATTTAGTGTCATTCCCCAAATCATTAACAGAAGCATTAGAGCTATTTAATTTGGAGTTTTTTATATACCTAAATAATAGACAAAGAGAACTAGCTACTCTAGAATCACTACTAGAAATAATGAAGAAATTATAGTGTTACAAACTTTAAAAAAAAGTACTTTAAAAATCGGTAATTGCCAAGTTCAATTATTACCTTTATTACTTACTATATTAGCATTTGTAATTCTCTTATCACTTGGGTTTTGGCAAATTGCTAGATTACAGGAAAAAGAACTGTTTTTAAGTTCAATGAAAAATAATCTTAATAATCCGCCAATTGATATAAAAACACTTAGTGGACATAAATTATATGCTAAAATAAGGGCGAACGGTCATTTTCTAGCGGGTAAGAATTTACATCTTTATGGACGCAGATCAATGTCCACTGAAAAAGAAGGTTATTATTTAGTTACCCCATTTCAAACTGATGATAACAAGATAATCTTGGTTGTACTAGGGTGGTTTGCTGGGAGGCATAAAGAAAATATTGATAATATAATAGATAACTCTATGGAAATCACAGGTGTAATTCTTCCCGGTGAAAAAACAAAGATGTTTGTACTGGATAATGATGTTAAAAACAATGTTTGGTTTACCTTGGATTTAACTCAATGCTCTGATGTTCTTGGCTTAAAATTAGAAGATTTTTATTTAATTATGGAGGGTAATAACAATCGATCTGATATTCTTAAAAGTTTGTCGATTAAAAATTTGCTGAATGTCAGAAATGATCATTTAGAATATGCCATAACTTGGTTTGCATTAGCGATTTCATTAGCAGTAATTTTTGTGATTTGTAACTTGTCTAAAAGAAATTAGAGTGTATATATACTCGGTGAACTTCAAGAATTGGCGGCGTCGTATCAAAGATCTGTGCTACTCACGTACTAATGTACGCTCCGCTGCTCGACTTTGACACTCCTAGCTCTTCTTGAAGTTGACCTTCGTCTACCCAACTCGTGAAATCATAGCAGTATACTCTTCTGCTTTTTAAATCACAGGAGTATACACTAGTTAATAAAATAAATATAAAGGAGTAGTTATGACATTAAAAATAGGCGATACTGCACCAAATTTTACTATGCCAATAGGTGATAATAGTAAAATCAATTTGTCAGATTTAGCAGGAAAGGTTGTTGTATTATATTTTTATCCTAAAGATGATACGCCAGGTTGTACTATCGAAGCCGGTGACTTTAATAAATTAAAACTAGAATTTGAAAAAATGAATGCTGTCATTATTGGTGTATCAAAGGATGACTTAAATTCTCACGATAAATTCAAGAAAAAATATTGTTTGGATTTTGATCTTGCATCAGATTCTAATTCCGATACTTGTGAAAAATATGGAGTTTGGGTAGAAAAATCAATGTTTGGTAAGAAATATATGGGAGTTAATAGAGCTACTTTCTTAATAGACAAAAAAGGCAAGATAGCTTACATTTGGTCAAAAGTACAAGTGGCTGGACATGCTGAAGACGTATTAAATCAGGTGATGAAAATAATATAAACATATATGACATGGGGGTATACTCAGATAGAAAATCAAGAATTGCGTTGTCGTCTTCAGGGATCGTAGGCATAGTATCCTACATTTTTTATATAACCACTATTAAAATGGCTGCTGATCGTCTATTAGCGAGGAGTCGCTGAAAGCGGCGATGCGGCAATCCAGGATACGCGAAGCGTTACTCTAAAAAAACAGCTTCGCTGTTTACCTAGATCGCCACGGCATCTAAAGATGCCTCGCGATGACGATTATAGAAAAATGTAGGGTACTATGGATCGTAGGTAGCCACGTACTAAATGTACGCCTAGCACCTCGACCCTTTGATTCCTGCTACTATCATAATTTTTATTCTATCGTCCATCCACTCTTCATTTACGAGTAGTATAGTTATTGTTCTATACTACTATCATAAGCAAAAGTTAGTGTTACAGTTGTACCTATGCCTATTTTACTTTGTAGATCAAATTTACCTTTCATTAGTTCAACCAACTTTCGAGTGAGTGGTAAACCAAGACCAGTCCCTTGATATTTTCTGCCAACGGCACTATCAATTTGACCAAATGTTGAGAGTACTTTTGGAATATCTTTCTCATCAATTCCTATACCAGTATCTATAACTTGCACATAAACTAGTCCTTGAGATTCATTTTTTTCAGCATGAATTGTTATAGAACCTAATGAGTTGGTGAATTTTATAGAATTAGATAAAAGGTTAAAAAATACTTGTTTAAGCCTTTTGGGATCTGCTTTTATAATAATATGATCTTTTGGTAGTTTTTCAATTAATGCTACATTCGCTTGGTCAGCTCTTGGTTTCATTATCCTTATAGTAGAAGTAATTAATTTATTTAGGTCTAACTCTACAAAATCAACTAATAGCTTGTCAGCAGATGCTTTTGACAAGTCTAATATATCGGTTATTATACCTAGTAAATGCTTGCCTGCGTTATGAATATCTTTTACATAAACATCATGTTCCTTATTGTAAGGTGTAGACATCATAATTTCTGAAAAACCTATAATAGCATTTAGAGGGGTACGCAGCTCATGACTAACATTGGCAAAAAATTTAGTATGAGCAGAACTTTCATTTCTAACCTTAGTTACTGCTTCCTCTAATGCTTTATTAGCCTCAAATTGCCGATCTATAATTTTTTGTGCATAATTTGTGTTGCTCATAACTATAACTAAAAATATTACCAAAATGATAACAAAAGTTAATAATACTTTTCTTTCAAGCTCTATAATACTTGACCATAAACCAGTAATATTGGTATGTATCTCTAATACACCATCAACAGGATAGTTCAATGGATCACGGTTTATTATTGGGATATAACTTGTTATACAAGATGCTTTCTTTACCTCCCCTGATATATGTAAAATGGCTCTAGGAATTAATAGATGAGTTGTTATCCCTTTAAAAGCTTTGTTAAAGGCTTGTTCTATACTCAATTCTTTTAAAAAATATCTATCAATTTTGGTAAGAATTTTTTGATACAGAGTATCTTCAGGAAAATTCATGTGACTTGTGACTTGAATTGGCGAACTAGTTATAATTTTATTACCTTGTAGATCATATAAAGAAATATAGGCATTAAGATTAACAAAAATATCAACTGAAGTAGTTGCAAACCTAATAAAATCTGTATCTTGTAATAAATTTATATAACCAAATTCATGTATTTTATCTACAGCAGTTCTATTCCTATCCCAAACATTTTTTGTATAAACATCAGCTATTTTAATATTTGTTTCTCCGACTTGCTTTAAAATCATTTCTTCAATAATGAAGTAACGATAATAAATCATATTTACAATAATGTTTATAAATAAGCCAATGGATGACAGTCTAACAATATATTTATTTTGAATCATTAGGTTTGCACATATATTACTTACACATTAGACACAGGACAATATTAAAGTCATAACCAATAGCTGATATTTCCTTTGTAATTATCATTCCTAATCACGCGAATTCGCATAGGCGTCAACTTAAGAATCTAGCATGTCATTGCGAGGAGACCATAAGGTCGACGAAGCAATCTATATGACAAGTTTTATGGATTGCCACGCTCACGTACGTTCGCTCGCAATGACGGTTTAAGCCTTACAACAACGCTTCGCAATGACGATTTTTTAACTTTCAACAGTTATGCCCAATTACCCTACCCATTGTATACTGCTCGTAAATGAAGAGTTGGTAGACGAAGGTCAACTTCAAGAAGAGCTAGGAGTGTCAAAGTCGAGCAGCGGAGCGTACATTAGTACGTGAGCAGCGGAGATCTTTAGACACGACGACGCCAATTCTTGAAGTTCACCGAGTATACCCATTATTTTTTCAATTCATTGCCACTTTTATTAGTCAAGATTAATCCCATAATTAAATCATAAGCTCTAGCAAATTGATAATCTTTTTTATAAAGATCAGATAATTGTTCTAGAGTATTTTTTGGTTTGGTATTTTTCTTAGTATCATCTGTTTTCTTAATAAGTTCTTTATTTTTATCTGTAGTATCTACTTTTTTATCATCATTTTTATTATTATC
Above is a genomic segment from Candidatus Tisiphia endosymbiont of Nedyus quadrimaculatus containing:
- a CDS encoding LptA/OstA family protein translates to MDKLYINSDNLVIDQTKNQACFTGEVILWFDDIMVKTTNLEIFYKTVDNKKTIDYISIPSRLTAKRNNGQELLTATSAKYFVERKELVLLGDVIVQNQDGIIKTDKLVYYTELNNIDYSKSKN
- the bcp gene encoding thioredoxin-dependent thiol peroxidase, coding for MTLKIGDTAPNFTMPIGDNSKINLSDLAGKVVVLYFYPKDDTPGCTIEAGDFNKLKLEFEKMNAVIIGVSKDDLNSHDKFKKKYCLDFDLASDSNSDTCEKYGVWVEKSMFGKKYMGVNRATFLIDKKGKIAYIWSKVQVAGHAEDVLNQVMKII
- a CDS encoding sensor histidine kinase; its protein translation is MIQNKYIVRLSSIGLFINIIVNMIYYRYFIIEEMILKQVGETNIKIADVYTKNVWDRNRTAVDKIHEFGYINLLQDTDFIRFATTSVDIFVNLNAYISLYDLQGNKIITSSPIQVTSHMNFPEDTLYQKILTKIDRYFLKELSIEQAFNKAFKGITTHLLIPRAILHISGEVKKASCITSYIPIINRDPLNYPVDGVLEIHTNITGLWSSIIELERKVLLTFVIILVIFLVIVMSNTNYAQKIIDRQFEANKALEEAVTKVRNESSAHTKFFANVSHELRTPLNAIIGFSEIMMSTPYNKEHDVYVKDIHNAGKHLLGIITDILDLSKASADKLLVDFVELDLNKLITSTIRIMKPRADQANVALIEKLPKDHIIIKADPKRLKQVFFNLLSNSIKFTNSLGSITIHAEKNESQGLVYVQVIDTGIGIDEKDIPKVLSTFGQIDSAVGRKYQGTGLGLPLTRKLVELMKGKFDLQSKIGIGTTVTLTFAYDSSIEQ
- a CDS encoding SURF1 family protein encodes the protein MLQTLKKSTLKIGNCQVQLLPLLLTILAFVILLSLGFWQIARLQEKELFLSSMKNNLNNPPIDIKTLSGHKLYAKIRANGHFLAGKNLHLYGRRSMSTEKEGYYLVTPFQTDDNKIILVVLGWFAGRHKENIDNIIDNSMEITGVILPGEKTKMFVLDNDVKNNVWFTLDLTQCSDVLGLKLEDFYLIMEGNNNRSDILKSLSIKNLLNVRNDHLEYAITWFALAISLAVIFVICNLSKRN
- a CDS encoding glutamine synthetase yields the protein MTTLQKFIHTLSDHLQQNNALQKIINKFRTDYSLIACIGVEIEFYLSKNIDPLEFQTLLGIAVKKEKGANQFEVDLPPSTNIIEYIEKISSTKSKIQIIAEKLRGNVNFSAKPFASDYGNSMHFHVNFISPNDLENCILNIDLMGQSICHYMLDTFLIFMPNEDDYLRLDKNFMAPTNVSFGNNNRTVALRIPDLSPKRLEHRIANPLTNPYLAIFTILNSIFLGLKFPDKINNINKIYGNAFDQQYNLVSFPKSLTEALELFNLEFFIYLNNRQRELATLESLLEIMKKL
- the lptB gene encoding LPS export ABC transporter ATP-binding protein produces the protein MSHLIIEKLQVSSISKSYNKRVILNDVSLQLKTGEIVGLFGPNGAGKTTCFSIIIGLTKPDSGALFYNDHDITHLPIYLRARFGFSYLPQEPSIFRGLSVGDNIRLMLEVLEHDQEIIEQKTLDLLKEFSILHLKDMPAIGLSGGERRRLEIARTIALDPKFIMLDEPLAGIDPLAIEDLKNLIVHLRNRNIGILITDHNVRDTLNIVDRAYVIYEGKVLLEGTPQEIATSYQVKEVYLGQSFCL
- the pgeF gene encoding peptidoglycan editing factor PgeF gives rise to the protein MDEFIKNKVYYKIFDGSFKQSSHIYSKKNKLGDSSILESVENNRLTVVKHYDAENIVILQQVHGNKVIDADSDIETDPEADGAVTTKKNLVLTVQTADCVPILLSSEDGKVIGVAHCGWRGAKAGITNNLVELMHEKGAKNIKAIICPSIQQYSYEVDQEFYDNFIKQRAENSKFFSASLRTKHYMFDLPAYVELQLQKAGIKDITRMLEDTYTNPEKYPSYRRACHTGELYNRTILSTIVIKA